In the genome of Desulfuromonas sp. DDH964, one region contains:
- a CDS encoding GSU3473 family protein: MKIRVMYDRHHQDTVNPEELAILIAERRIIKFKRFSGWVDVRTDPVRRQKGSAPGTDRRKQAEDKKGDDPGPIL, from the coding sequence GTGAAGATCCGCGTCATGTACGACAGGCACCACCAGGATACGGTCAACCCCGAGGAGCTCGCGATCCTCATCGCCGAGCGGCGCATCATCAAGTTCAAGCGCTTCAGCGGCTGGGTCGATGTCCGCACCGACCCGGTGCGCCGCCAGAAAGGCTCTGCTCCCGGCACCGACCGCCGCAAACAGGCCGAGGACAAGAAGGGCGACGACCCGGGACCGATTCTGTAG
- the pepN gene encoding aminopeptidase N: MTTPTTIFRHDYTPPPFLVDAVDLRFDLDPERTIVRSRLQLRRNPAVTGTPALVLYGQELELVELALDGAPLAERQIRVDAEQLAIAEVPAAFELTVTTAIAPAANTALEGLYVSSGNFCTQCEPEGFRRITYYPDRPDVMAKFTTTVAGDRKRYPVLLSNGNPVAQGELPEGRHFVTWEDPFPKPSYLFALVAGQLVCIEDQFVTASGRKVALRFYVEERNRAKCAHAVASLQRAMAWDEETFGLEYDLDIYMVVAVDDFNMGAMENKGLNVFNSKYVLALPESATDLDYQGIEGVIGHEYFHNWTGNRVTCRDWFQLSLKEGLTVFRDQEFSAAMTSAAVKRIQDVRLLRNAQFPEDAGPMAHPVRPDSYEEINNFYTMTVYNKGAEVIRMQHTLLGAAGFRRGLDLYFERHDGAAVTVDDFVAAMADGGGIDLDQFRRWYSQAGTPVVAATGSYDAAARSYTLTLRQSCPPTPGQPVKEPFHIPLAVGLLGPDGADLPLRLEGEARAAGTTRVLELRAAEQSFRFLDLPAAPVPSLLRSFSAPVRLDINLDDTELAFLFAHDSDSFNRWEAGQQLAVKLLLDLVAAVQAGRELALPEHFRAAFRAALTDSAADPALLAQALLLPAESYLAEQMEVADPIAIHAAREFVRHTLGSGLQKELQTVYMTHQVPGPYRPEPAAVGRRSLRNLSLAYLAASGHPRSLALAERHYRQADNMTDAMAGLAVLANVDIPERVAALDDFYQRWQDDPLVVDKWLTLQATSSLPGTLSEVERLLGHSAFTMKNPNKVRALIGAFAHGNPVRFHVADGSGYRFVAERILELDPRNPQVAARLAGAFGRWRRFDPNRQQLMQEALQQILAAPQLSRDVREVVSKTLG, from the coding sequence ATGACCACCCCCACCACCATCTTTCGCCATGACTATACCCCGCCCCCCTTCCTGGTCGACGCGGTCGACCTCCGCTTCGACCTCGACCCCGAGCGCACCATCGTTCGTTCCCGCCTGCAGCTGCGCCGCAACCCGGCCGTGACCGGTACGCCGGCACTGGTTCTTTACGGCCAGGAGCTGGAGCTGGTCGAGCTGGCCCTTGACGGCGCGCCGCTGGCGGAGAGGCAGATCCGCGTCGATGCCGAGCAGCTGGCCATCGCCGAGGTCCCCGCGGCCTTCGAACTGACGGTCACCACCGCCATCGCGCCGGCCGCCAACACGGCGCTGGAGGGGCTCTACGTCTCCAGCGGCAACTTCTGCACCCAGTGCGAGCCGGAGGGGTTCCGGCGTATCACCTACTACCCCGACCGCCCCGACGTGATGGCGAAATTCACCACCACCGTCGCCGGCGACCGCAAACGCTACCCGGTGCTGCTCAGCAACGGCAACCCGGTGGCGCAGGGGGAGCTGCCAGAGGGGCGCCACTTCGTCACCTGGGAGGACCCCTTTCCCAAGCCCTCCTACCTCTTCGCCCTGGTCGCCGGCCAGTTGGTCTGCATCGAGGATCAGTTCGTCACGGCTTCCGGACGTAAGGTGGCGCTGCGCTTCTACGTCGAGGAGCGCAACCGCGCCAAGTGCGCCCATGCCGTGGCGAGCCTGCAGCGGGCGATGGCCTGGGACGAGGAAACCTTCGGTCTCGAGTACGACCTCGACATCTACATGGTGGTGGCCGTCGACGACTTCAACATGGGGGCGATGGAGAACAAGGGGCTCAACGTCTTCAACTCCAAGTATGTCCTCGCCCTGCCGGAGAGTGCCACCGACCTCGACTACCAGGGGATCGAGGGGGTGATCGGCCACGAGTATTTCCACAACTGGACCGGCAACCGCGTCACCTGCCGCGACTGGTTCCAGCTCTCCCTCAAGGAAGGGCTGACCGTCTTTCGCGACCAGGAGTTCTCCGCCGCCATGACCAGCGCCGCGGTGAAGCGCATCCAGGACGTGCGCCTGCTGCGCAATGCCCAGTTTCCCGAGGATGCCGGTCCCATGGCCCACCCGGTGCGCCCCGACAGCTACGAAGAGATCAACAACTTCTACACCATGACCGTCTACAACAAGGGGGCCGAGGTGATCCGCATGCAGCACACCCTGCTCGGCGCCGCCGGCTTCCGGCGCGGGCTCGATCTCTACTTCGAGCGCCACGACGGCGCGGCGGTGACTGTCGACGACTTCGTCGCCGCCATGGCCGACGGCGGCGGCATCGATCTCGACCAGTTCCGCCGCTGGTACAGCCAGGCCGGCACCCCGGTGGTGGCGGCGACGGGGTCCTACGATGCCGCGGCGCGCTCCTACACCCTGACCCTGCGCCAGAGCTGCCCGCCGACCCCAGGGCAGCCGGTCAAGGAGCCTTTCCATATCCCGCTGGCAGTCGGCCTGCTCGGTCCCGACGGCGCCGACCTGCCGCTGCGGCTGGAGGGGGAGGCTCGGGCCGCCGGCACGACCCGGGTGTTGGAGCTGCGCGCGGCGGAGCAGAGCTTTCGTTTCCTCGATCTTCCGGCCGCGCCGGTCCCCTCCTTGCTGCGTAGCTTCTCGGCGCCGGTGCGGCTCGACATCAATCTCGACGATACCGAGCTCGCCTTTCTCTTTGCCCACGACAGCGACTCTTTCAACCGCTGGGAGGCGGGGCAGCAGCTCGCCGTCAAACTCTTGCTGGACCTGGTCGCTGCGGTCCAGGCCGGCCGCGAGCTGGCGCTGCCGGAGCATTTCCGCGCCGCTTTCCGTGCCGCCCTCACCGACAGTGCGGCCGATCCGGCGCTGCTGGCCCAGGCGCTGCTGCTGCCGGCGGAAAGCTACCTCGCCGAACAGATGGAAGTGGCCGACCCGATTGCCATCCACGCCGCCCGCGAATTCGTGCGGCACACCCTCGGCAGCGGTCTGCAGAAGGAGTTGCAGACCGTCTACATGACCCACCAGGTACCGGGACCCTACCGGCCGGAACCGGCGGCAGTCGGGCGGCGCAGCCTGCGCAACCTCAGCCTCGCCTACCTCGCCGCCAGCGGCCATCCGCGCAGCCTGGCGCTGGCCGAGCGCCACTATCGCCAGGCCGACAACATGACCGACGCCATGGCCGGGCTGGCGGTCCTCGCCAACGTCGATATTCCCGAGCGGGTAGCGGCTCTCGATGACTTCTACCAGCGCTGGCAGGACGACCCGCTGGTGGTCGACAAGTGGCTGACGCTGCAGGCGACCTCCAGCCTCCCCGGCACCCTGTCCGAGGTCGAGCGCCTCCTCGGTCATTCTGCCTTTACCATGAAGAACCCCAACAAGGTGCGCGCCCTGATCGGCGCTTTCGCCCACGGCAACCCGGTGCGCTTCCATGTCGCCGACGGCAGCGGCTACCGCTTTGTCGCCGAGCGCATCCTTGAACTCGATCCGCGCAACCCCCAGGTCGCCGCCCGCCTGGCCGGCGCTTTCGGCCGCTGGCGCCGCTTCGACCCCAACCGGCAGCAGCTGATGCAGGAAGCGCTGCAACAGATTCTCGCCGCGCCGCAACTGTCCCGGGACGTCCGGGAGGTGGTGAGCAAGACCCTGGGATAG
- a CDS encoding BACON domain-containing protein yields the protein MRKAEKRGALWLLGVVLLGLAFLLPACGGGGGSNPGPVAALGVGTTSLTFTAPAEGGANPADQTFIVTNSGPAGTTLNWSVTDDAPWLTVTPASGSLDGGTSQSITVSTAITGLLAGTQTAKITVAATGLASKTINAQLTIGQALTLNPAALNLTVTAGSNPADQTVTLANASNLSVPWTAASDQPWLTMNQTSGTLAANGQANLPVIKVTSMSLAAGSYTGTITITPGVAVTGVSIPVNLTVSAAASAAKNIFIGGTAGVGQLSSLVASASAGKAVAAAAPAILADAKVTITVIQADGSNRTTITKTSAQGGYSAEVVAQAGDTITVTIKKDGFTSLNKTVKVKADGQTKYVVSGNVAEATVQVAKAENGVFKAGGGTGPGFRFGLTRRASGALLPFAGSAGLHAAAAAGAAPELDISIPSSWAPGATAVTAQLAAFDPSIPSERQMFPGEFVGVGGGTAGAGKADSTEYQLESVSFFQSDVTPNNGEPLSPTVATGASKAAGDSTVIYKYIPLDGCNAVKKYADRDGDPVNGVQMPIYSYNSSSGKWVYIGEGTLKTYNFSSGLYETVAAATVSTGSDLGNLSCGTVEYYFEIVTNEWYTWWNLDYPLLFAQPEVVCISGTVVDGQGNPVQGAYIQADGYASGANTYSSTYAGTDGNFSIDLTLGNGRTVADFVFTAYDYSSWPATTTDFTSQIPATVSTTACNDVGNVVIVDSNTCSISGTILQENGDGSTSTAPGWTWVDLYTNDYTFYNWVYTDASGYFTSKSPCNKLVNVDTWKNSVDAVVDGIVSGPEKTDDGTNLVLADLVMVNNAPEAWTWLTPNPGKANQNIQLWVSAWDYEGDYPLTYAWTVKDGAGTTVTTSNLDVFNWTPTTDGTYSVQVVVADILGNETTVTDTLTVNPDVNSPPVIWNAYGQAPQTCGGQPALFVNAYDPDGDNLSYSFSAGAPTYDPSLGAWVPTVALTGSTVTVTVTDDGNPPRSSTTTIQVPQATGLILYSAEAWPTIQTVGAPVDLYAYAYDNSGSATYSWTIAGPETPTFVPYQQDGSYGYFTAQQPGDYLITLTVTGGACGDTITRTLNVTINPLTVAITNRYVQFRSFEDPTLNRFQGWVDLKDNGQLMDEWDFWGSSMYDTLGTAFPVTPTFWKASFLNATWNATNGSFGPASPGGFSGWSFNLSGYTLAAGDYTFETQLNGGALLNTSYTYPGQLVLPVVAASSMTYAWNTDGSLTLNWTEPVGTFDRYNVVLYDTNAYSGHNGELFYGAVPPGTSSVTLSASLIQSVYGNAGLSGLESLSWEIQTRSNDATNVNYARGYSNRVLINPPPASVDVIVR from the coding sequence ATGAGGAAGGCGGAGAAGCGAGGGGCGTTGTGGCTCCTGGGCGTAGTTTTACTCGGATTGGCATTTTTGTTGCCGGCATGCGGCGGCGGTGGTGGCAGTAACCCCGGACCGGTTGCGGCATTGGGAGTCGGGACGACAAGCCTGACCTTCACGGCTCCCGCCGAAGGGGGAGCCAACCCGGCGGACCAGACCTTCATCGTGACCAATTCCGGACCAGCCGGAACCACTCTCAATTGGTCGGTGACCGATGACGCGCCCTGGTTGACCGTGACTCCGGCGAGCGGTTCTCTGGATGGCGGAACGTCACAGTCAATTACCGTCTCCACGGCTATCACCGGGCTGCTCGCCGGCACCCAGACGGCCAAGATCACAGTGGCCGCCACCGGGCTGGCCTCCAAGACCATCAACGCCCAGTTGACCATTGGCCAGGCGTTGACCCTCAATCCTGCGGCCCTCAATCTCACCGTGACCGCCGGCAGCAATCCCGCCGACCAGACCGTGACCCTGGCCAACGCCAGCAACCTGTCGGTCCCCTGGACCGCGGCCAGTGACCAGCCCTGGCTGACCATGAATCAGACCAGTGGCACACTGGCTGCCAACGGCCAGGCCAACCTGCCGGTTATCAAGGTCACCTCCATGAGCCTTGCAGCGGGTAGCTACACCGGTACCATTACTATTACGCCTGGCGTTGCTGTGACCGGTGTGAGCATCCCGGTCAACCTGACGGTCAGTGCGGCGGCATCCGCGGCCAAGAACATCTTTATCGGCGGCACCGCCGGTGTCGGGCAGCTCTCCAGCCTGGTCGCCTCGGCTTCGGCCGGCAAAGCGGTTGCGGCGGCGGCTCCAGCGATTCTGGCCGATGCCAAGGTTACCATTACCGTGATTCAAGCCGACGGTAGCAATCGAACCACCATTACCAAAACCAGTGCACAAGGTGGTTACTCAGCCGAGGTGGTTGCCCAGGCCGGTGACACCATCACTGTGACCATCAAAAAGGACGGCTTTACCAGCCTGAACAAGACCGTCAAGGTCAAGGCGGACGGTCAGACCAAGTATGTGGTCTCCGGCAACGTGGCCGAGGCTACGGTGCAGGTGGCCAAGGCGGAAAACGGTGTCTTCAAAGCCGGTGGCGGCACCGGCCCGGGTTTCCGTTTTGGCCTGACCCGGCGTGCTTCCGGGGCACTTCTTCCCTTCGCCGGCAGCGCCGGGCTCCACGCCGCCGCTGCGGCCGGCGCGGCTCCCGAACTTGACATCAGCATCCCATCGAGTTGGGCGCCCGGTGCCACGGCGGTAACCGCGCAACTGGCGGCTTTCGACCCCAGTATTCCCTCCGAGCGGCAGATGTTCCCCGGTGAATTCGTTGGCGTCGGCGGCGGCACTGCTGGTGCCGGCAAGGCCGACAGCACTGAGTACCAGCTGGAGTCGGTCTCCTTCTTCCAGTCGGACGTCACCCCCAACAACGGTGAGCCGCTCAGCCCGACGGTGGCGACCGGCGCTTCAAAGGCCGCCGGCGACTCGACGGTGATCTACAAGTACATCCCGCTCGACGGCTGCAACGCGGTGAAGAAATACGCCGACCGTGACGGCGACCCGGTCAACGGGGTACAGATGCCGATCTATTCCTACAACAGCAGCAGTGGCAAGTGGGTCTACATTGGCGAGGGGACCCTCAAGACCTACAATTTCAGTTCCGGCCTCTATGAGACCGTCGCTGCGGCTACCGTCTCGACCGGATCCGACCTGGGGAACCTCTCCTGCGGCACCGTCGAATACTATTTCGAGATCGTCACCAACGAGTGGTACACTTGGTGGAATCTCGATTACCCCCTCCTCTTCGCCCAGCCGGAGGTCGTCTGTATCAGCGGCACAGTGGTCGACGGCCAGGGGAATCCCGTCCAGGGCGCCTACATCCAAGCCGATGGCTACGCCAGCGGCGCTAACACCTACTCCAGCACCTACGCCGGGACCGACGGCAACTTCTCTATCGACCTGACCCTGGGGAACGGCCGGACGGTGGCGGACTTCGTTTTCACCGCCTACGACTATTCGAGCTGGCCGGCGACGACCACCGACTTTACCAGCCAGATTCCGGCGACCGTCTCGACCACCGCCTGCAACGACGTCGGCAACGTCGTCATCGTCGACAGCAACACCTGCTCGATCAGCGGGACGATCCTGCAGGAGAACGGCGACGGTTCGACCTCGACGGCGCCGGGCTGGACCTGGGTCGACCTCTATACCAACGACTACACCTTCTACAACTGGGTCTACACCGACGCCAGCGGTTATTTCACCTCCAAGTCTCCCTGCAACAAACTGGTAAACGTGGATACCTGGAAGAACTCGGTGGATGCCGTGGTTGACGGTATCGTCTCCGGACCCGAGAAGACCGACGACGGCACCAACCTGGTGCTCGCCGACCTGGTGATGGTCAACAACGCCCCGGAGGCATGGACCTGGCTTACCCCCAACCCGGGCAAGGCGAATCAGAACATCCAGCTCTGGGTTTCTGCCTGGGACTACGAGGGTGACTATCCGCTGACCTACGCCTGGACCGTGAAGGACGGTGCCGGGACGACGGTCACGACCTCTAACCTGGACGTCTTCAATTGGACCCCCACGACCGACGGCACCTACAGCGTCCAGGTGGTGGTCGCCGACATCCTGGGGAACGAAACGACCGTCACCGATACCCTGACGGTGAATCCTGACGTCAATTCGCCGCCGGTCATCTGGAATGCCTATGGGCAGGCGCCCCAGACCTGTGGCGGGCAACCGGCTCTCTTCGTCAATGCCTACGATCCCGACGGGGACAACCTGAGCTACAGCTTCAGTGCTGGTGCACCGACTTACGACCCCTCCCTCGGCGCTTGGGTCCCGACTGTCGCCCTGACCGGATCGACCGTCACGGTCACCGTAACTGACGACGGCAATCCTCCCAGGAGTTCCACGACCACCATCCAGGTTCCCCAGGCCACCGGGCTGATTCTCTATAGCGCCGAAGCCTGGCCGACCATCCAGACCGTGGGCGCCCCTGTCGATCTGTATGCCTATGCGTACGACAACTCCGGGTCGGCCACCTACTCCTGGACCATCGCGGGACCGGAAACTCCAACCTTCGTTCCTTATCAGCAGGACGGTTCCTACGGATATTTCACGGCTCAGCAGCCCGGCGATTACCTGATAACTCTCACGGTCACCGGTGGGGCCTGCGGCGATACCATAACCCGCACCCTCAACGTCACGATCAACCCGCTGACCGTCGCCATCACCAACCGTTACGTCCAGTTCCGTTCCTTCGAAGATCCCACCCTCAATCGCTTCCAGGGGTGGGTCGACCTCAAGGATAACGGCCAATTAATGGATGAGTGGGATTTCTGGGGTAGCAGCATGTACGACACCCTTGGCACCGCCTTCCCCGTCACCCCAACCTTCTGGAAAGCCAGTTTCCTGAATGCCACTTGGAACGCAACCAACGGCAGCTTCGGACCGGCCAGCCCGGGCGGTTTCTCCGGCTGGTCCTTCAACCTTTCCGGGTACACCCTCGCTGCCGGAGATTACACCTTTGAGACGCAGCTTAATGGTGGAGCACTGCTCAATACCAGCTACACGTACCCAGGACAACTCGTTCTGCCGGTGGTCGCTGCCAGCAGTATGACCTACGCCTGGAACACTGACGGTAGCCTCACGCTCAATTGGACCGAGCCTGTCGGTACCTTTGACCGCTACAACGTGGTCCTTTACGATACCAATGCCTACTCGGGGCACAACGGAGAACTTTTCTACGGTGCCGTTCCCCCGGGGACAAGCAGCGTCACTCTGTCGGCCTCCCTGATCCAGTCAGTCTATGGGAACGCCGGGCTTTCCGGCCTTGAGAGCCTGAGTTGGGAAATTCAGACTCGTTCCAACGATGCGACCAACGTAAACTATGCCCGTGGTTATTCCAACAGGGTGCTGATCAATCCGCCCCCCGCTTCAGTGGATGTGATTGTTCGCTAG
- a CDS encoding S8 family serine peptidase yields the protein MRVLSRNLLSLILLLFLAGCGPDQQPSSGDSLPSAMNYRPGEILVGVTASPVQAAAVPTLLPGAKETGRVELRSKKSVKAATASETNSANTILRYQLPEGMSVEEALAELEGRAGILFAEPNFLVHRAAVPNDPYFGQQWALQNSGQTLTGNKGTVTGTPGADIGAVAAWATGTGDSSIIVAIIDSGLDYDHPDLAGNIWVNPGESGLDNLGREKATNHVDDDGNGYIDDLHGWNFVSKNNLPFDDDVDGHGSHVAGIIGASGDNQTGVTGINWRVSLLPLKFLDRFGNGDLFNAVAAYNYAANNGARVINASYTYPQNCSFVEASLAEQAAISAARSAGVLVVAAAGNFNCNNDIYPFYPGGHPLDNILSVAATDPLDRLAAAFSNYGRTTVDLGAPGLNIYSTIRQALTGMDGRAGYNYMSGTSMAAPQVSGAAALLWSLHPELTYAEVRDALLLSVDQVPDLQGKVASNGRLNVAAALAFDFTQFAPAAPADLTIDQIAPGAVDLSWRDLAGNETAFVVERSEGGAFTQVGRVAANVTTFVDSSPPDAVQVAYRVKAVAGVASSPYSNVASTFLPLNPPTGLGAAIETTLSVRVYWHDESLHEEGYALERRRNNEVGFTRIATLPVNGTWYVDATISRGETYLYRVKALHATLGDSVYSPELAVTLPTEQSSSGGGGCFIATAAWGTPLATEIDSLRRFRDQVLLQYLLGQKFVSAYYRWSPPVAAVISRHDWLRAVVRFALQPLVWLADQTTSATAMQLFTPEPPAALPQALVGFSGATEGDRIDVILQGEGLAVKSRQEVAGKPLILVEIPPGKSLEEIQQRLARYPEVEYVEPNRQVGSR from the coding sequence ATGCGGGTCCTGAGCCGAAATCTCCTCTCTTTAATACTGCTCCTCTTCCTGGCGGGTTGTGGCCCGGATCAGCAACCCTCCTCCGGCGATAGCTTGCCGTCCGCCATGAACTACCGTCCCGGAGAAATTCTGGTTGGGGTTACCGCATCACCGGTCCAGGCGGCGGCAGTGCCGACCCTGTTGCCCGGTGCGAAGGAAACCGGAAGAGTTGAGTTGCGCAGCAAAAAATCCGTCAAAGCAGCCACGGCAAGTGAGACGAATTCTGCCAACACGATCCTCCGCTACCAGTTGCCCGAGGGGATGAGCGTGGAGGAGGCGCTGGCTGAACTGGAGGGGCGAGCCGGTATCCTCTTTGCCGAGCCGAATTTCCTGGTCCATCGGGCGGCGGTGCCGAACGACCCCTATTTCGGCCAGCAGTGGGCCCTGCAGAATAGCGGTCAGACCCTGACCGGCAACAAGGGGACGGTAACCGGGACCCCGGGCGCGGATATCGGAGCGGTCGCGGCGTGGGCGACAGGCACCGGGGATAGCAGTATCATCGTGGCAATTATCGACTCGGGGCTTGATTATGATCATCCAGACCTGGCGGGTAATATCTGGGTCAATCCGGGCGAGTCGGGTCTCGACAACCTGGGGCGGGAGAAGGCGACCAACCACGTCGACGACGACGGCAACGGTTATATCGATGATCTCCATGGCTGGAACTTCGTTAGCAAAAACAACCTCCCTTTCGACGACGATGTCGACGGTCACGGCAGCCACGTTGCCGGCATCATTGGCGCCTCCGGCGATAACCAAACGGGTGTGACAGGGATCAATTGGCGGGTTTCCCTGCTGCCGCTTAAGTTTCTCGACCGTTTTGGCAACGGAGATCTCTTCAATGCGGTCGCGGCTTATAATTATGCAGCCAACAACGGCGCACGGGTGATCAACGCCAGCTATACCTACCCCCAGAACTGCAGTTTCGTTGAGGCTTCGCTGGCGGAACAAGCGGCAATTTCGGCGGCTCGCAGCGCCGGTGTTCTGGTGGTAGCCGCAGCAGGAAATTTCAATTGCAACAACGACATCTATCCCTTCTATCCGGGCGGGCATCCCCTCGACAATATCCTCTCGGTGGCGGCGACTGATCCCCTCGATCGCCTGGCTGCCGCATTCAGTAATTATGGCCGAACCACCGTCGACCTCGGGGCGCCGGGCCTGAATATCTACAGTACCATTCGCCAGGCCCTGACCGGGATGGACGGTCGAGCCGGCTACAACTACATGAGCGGCACCTCCATGGCGGCGCCCCAGGTCAGTGGAGCGGCCGCCCTCCTTTGGAGCTTACATCCAGAACTGACCTACGCCGAGGTGCGCGACGCGCTGTTGCTGAGTGTCGACCAGGTCCCGGACCTGCAGGGGAAGGTGGCGAGCAACGGCCGACTCAATGTTGCCGCGGCCCTGGCTTTTGATTTCACCCAGTTTGCTCCCGCGGCTCCCGCCGATCTGACTATCGACCAGATCGCTCCCGGCGCCGTCGATCTCTCCTGGCGCGATCTGGCGGGGAACGAAACCGCCTTTGTCGTTGAACGCAGCGAGGGTGGGGCTTTTACCCAGGTGGGGCGGGTGGCGGCAAATGTCACGACCTTTGTCGATTCATCTCCCCCCGATGCGGTCCAGGTGGCCTACCGGGTCAAGGCGGTCGCAGGGGTGGCGTCATCCCCATACAGCAATGTCGCCAGCACCTTTCTGCCCCTCAACCCACCGACCGGGCTGGGGGCGGCCATCGAAACCACGTTGAGCGTTCGGGTCTACTGGCACGACGAGTCGTTGCACGAAGAAGGTTATGCGCTGGAGCGCCGCCGGAATAATGAGGTCGGATTCACGCGGATTGCCACCCTGCCGGTCAACGGGACATGGTATGTCGATGCCACCATCAGCCGGGGGGAAACCTATCTTTACCGGGTCAAGGCGCTCCATGCGACCCTGGGGGACTCGGTATACAGTCCCGAACTTGCTGTGACCCTGCCGACGGAGCAATCTTCCTCCGGCGGCGGAGGTTGTTTTATTGCCACCGCCGCCTGGGGGACGCCGCTGGCGACTGAAATCGACAGCCTGCGCCGTTTTCGCGACCAGGTTCTGCTGCAGTACCTTCTGGGGCAAAAGTTTGTCAGCGCCTATTACCGCTGGAGCCCCCCCGTCGCCGCGGTGATATCCCGCCATGACTGGTTGCGGGCGGTGGTCCGGTTCGCGCTCCAGCCGCTGGTCTGGCTGGCAGATCAGACGACCTCGGCCACAGCAATGCAATTATTCACGCCGGAGCCGCCGGCAGCGCTGCCACAGGCGTTGGTCGGATTTAGCGGCGCCACCGAGGGCGATCGGATCGATGTCATCCTGCAAGGCGAAGGTCTGGCAGTAAAAAGCCGGCAGGAAGTCGCCGGCAAACCACTGATTCTCGTGGAGATTCCTCCCGGGAAGAGTCTTGAAGAAATTCAGCAGCGCCTCGCCCGCTATCCTGAGGTGGAATATGTCGAGCCAAATCGCCAGGTCGGTAGTCGCTGA